The Lacrimispora xylanolytica genome has a segment encoding these proteins:
- a CDS encoding tocopherol cyclase family protein, with protein sequence MNKSDLKRDRFMLTGALGKKGYDWWWHNFTGYHRKTGEAKAFFIEYFVCNPKLGQDYPVLGQLPEHQAAGVRPSYAMLKAGTWGKDARQIHNFYPISQFSYSNKQLNIKIGASLLTEQRIKGRVKVTKEQAKDHPEYMSDAGEMSWNLAIHKKVAYHAGYGASAPFRWLHAFEMFWHAEGIKAEYSGEVILDGEAYDVIEDRSYGYADKNWGADFTSPWLWISSSNMKSMTTGKALTNSAVEFGGGKPKVWGYSLNRKLLGGFYYEGKMYDYNFSKFWTGSRVDFKFQEGTRYHTWKIRAQNHTSLLELTLRCKADEMLLINYEAPNGKKLHNRLWNGGTGYGTIRLYHKKGKEKVLIDHIEFKNAGCEYGEYGNHDKYGENEENGQYEA encoded by the coding sequence ATGAATAAAAGTGATTTAAAAAGGGACCGATTTATGTTAACAGGTGCTCTTGGGAAAAAGGGATATGATTGGTGGTGGCATAATTTCACCGGATATCATCGGAAAACCGGTGAGGCGAAAGCGTTTTTTATAGAGTATTTCGTATGCAATCCAAAGCTGGGTCAGGATTATCCGGTGTTGGGGCAGCTGCCAGAACATCAGGCTGCCGGTGTCCGTCCCTCCTATGCCATGCTAAAGGCAGGGACCTGGGGAAAGGATGCACGGCAGATTCATAATTTTTATCCCATCTCTCAGTTCTCATACTCAAACAAACAATTAAACATAAAAATAGGAGCCAGCCTCCTGACAGAACAGCGGATAAAAGGCAGAGTTAAGGTTACAAAAGAACAGGCAAAGGATCACCCGGAATACATGAGTGACGCCGGAGAAATGAGCTGGAACCTGGCGATTCATAAAAAAGTAGCCTATCATGCCGGGTACGGGGCAAGTGCACCATTTCGCTGGCTCCATGCCTTTGAAATGTTCTGGCACGCGGAAGGAATCAAAGCGGAGTATTCCGGAGAAGTCATACTGGACGGAGAAGCCTATGATGTAATTGAAGACAGATCTTATGGGTATGCAGACAAGAACTGGGGAGCTGATTTTACCTCTCCCTGGCTATGGATCAGCAGCAGTAACATGAAGAGTATGACAACCGGAAAGGCATTAACAAATTCCGCTGTGGAATTCGGAGGCGGAAAACCAAAAGTCTGGGGATATTCTCTGAACCGGAAACTATTGGGAGGATTTTACTACGAAGGAAAGATGTATGATTATAACTTCTCCAAATTCTGGACCGGTTCCCGGGTGGATTTTAAGTTCCAGGAAGGAACCAGGTATCATACCTGGAAGATAAGAGCCCAGAACCATACCTCTCTACTGGAATTGACCCTGCGTTGCAAGGCAGATGAAATGCTTCTCATTAATTATGAAGCACCCAATGGGAAAAAACTTCATAACCGGCTTTGGAATGGTGGAACCGGATATGGGACCATTCGGTTGTATCACAAGAAAGGGAAGGAGAAAGTTCTCATCGACCATATTGAATTTAAGAACGCTGGATGTGAATATGGGGAATACGGCAACCATGATAAATATGGAGAGAATGAGGAAAACGGACAGTACGAGGCGTAA
- a CDS encoding AraC family transcriptional regulator, translating to MRTGYKDLNIKTTINDTTFLVLNIVYERFLKSMPKHSHGNNSYELHYIPYGHGKVSIDDQIYNITPNTLYMTGPHIEHEQIPVKNDPMTEYCIYFKIQKNSSHPAPDVDTVAYKFEKTHFWFGQDTQELYPLMQQIFFELEHRYTGYMIQVEALLQQCLVKIVRNYENRTQSKSHFSPSNLVDSKYIIVEECFLYEYETITLEILSERLGLSIRQTERFLKEYYGKTFLQKKTEAKMSMAKIYLNDDTINISEIADRLNYSSIQHFSYAFKQYYGITPSNYRKNNKIAERS from the coding sequence ATGAGAACAGGCTATAAGGATTTGAATATCAAGACAACCATTAACGATACTACCTTTTTGGTCCTGAATATTGTGTATGAACGCTTCCTTAAGTCCATGCCAAAACACAGCCATGGTAATAACAGCTACGAGCTTCATTACATTCCTTATGGACATGGAAAGGTAAGCATCGACGACCAGATTTATAACATCACTCCAAATACTCTCTACATGACAGGCCCTCACATCGAGCACGAGCAGATTCCTGTTAAGAATGATCCTATGACCGAGTATTGTATCTATTTTAAAATTCAAAAGAACAGCTCTCACCCGGCTCCTGATGTGGATACGGTGGCGTATAAATTTGAAAAGACCCACTTTTGGTTCGGACAGGATACCCAGGAGCTTTACCCCTTAATGCAGCAGATTTTTTTTGAACTGGAGCACCGGTATACGGGCTACATGATTCAGGTGGAGGCACTCTTGCAGCAGTGCCTGGTGAAGATCGTCAGAAATTATGAAAACAGGACCCAGTCAAAGTCCCATTTCTCTCCTTCCAATCTGGTGGACAGCAAGTATATCATTGTGGAGGAATGCTTCCTCTATGAATATGAGACCATCACCCTTGAGATACTTTCCGAACGGCTAGGACTCAGCATCCGGCAGACGGAGCGGTTTTTAAAGGAGTATTACGGAAAGACGTTTCTTCAGAAGAAAACAGAAGCTAAGATGTCTATGGCTAAGATATATTTGAATGATGATACGATTAATATTTCGGAAATTGCTGACCGCTTGAATTACTCTTCGATTCAGCATTTTTCCTACGCATTTAAACAGTATTACGGGATTACCCCTTCCAATTACCGGAAGAATAATAAAATAGCTGAGAGGTCATAA
- a CDS encoding class II fructose-bisphosphate aldolase: MPLVTSEQMLLDAQKGGYAVGAFNVENMEMLKAVVAAAEELRAPVMLQTTPSTVRYGTLETFKAMASAEAKKATVPVCLHLDHGSSYELVLKAIRAGYTSVMFDGSHETFEENIRLTKQAADAAKACGIPVEGELGKVGGKEDDLEVEEDTNTDPMQAKEFVEKTGVTSLAVAIGTAHGFYANKPVLDKERITEVKKLVSIPLVLHGASGLSDEDVKECVQRGMCKVNFATELRVVYTGAGKKLLAEDPELFDPKKLGIAGMEAVKEFVKGRMLVCGCDQKAR; the protein is encoded by the coding sequence ATGCCATTGGTTACGTCAGAACAAATGTTACTGGATGCCCAAAAGGGCGGCTATGCCGTAGGGGCGTTTAATGTAGAAAATATGGAAATGTTAAAGGCTGTGGTGGCAGCGGCAGAAGAGCTTCGTGCCCCTGTGATGCTTCAGACCACTCCCTCAACCGTTCGGTACGGCACGCTGGAAACCTTTAAGGCTATGGCTTCCGCAGAAGCCAAAAAGGCAACGGTTCCGGTTTGTCTTCACCTGGATCATGGCAGCAGCTATGAGCTGGTACTTAAGGCCATTCGTGCCGGATACACCTCCGTCATGTTCGATGGTTCCCACGAAACGTTTGAAGAGAATATCAGGCTGACCAAGCAGGCAGCTGACGCAGCTAAGGCCTGCGGAATTCCTGTAGAAGGAGAGCTTGGCAAGGTAGGCGGTAAGGAGGATGATTTAGAGGTCGAGGAAGATACCAATACCGACCCCATGCAGGCAAAGGAATTCGTAGAAAAGACAGGAGTCACCTCCCTTGCAGTTGCCATTGGAACGGCTCATGGTTTTTATGCCAATAAGCCAGTCCTTGATAAAGAGCGGATCACAGAGGTGAAAAAGCTGGTATCCATTCCTCTTGTTCTTCACGGAGCTTCCGGGTTAAGCGATGAGGATGTAAAGGAATGCGTACAAAGAGGAATGTGTAAGGTTAACTTTGCAACGGAGCTGAGAGTGGTATATACAGGAGCAGGAAAGAAGCTCTTAGCAGAAGACCCGGAGCTCTTTGATCCTAAAAAGCTTGGCATCGCCGGTATGGAAGCGGTAAAGGAATTTGTAAAGGGCCGCATGCTTGTTTGCGGCTGTGACCAGAAAGCCCGCTGA
- the xylB gene encoding xylulokinase yields MKPYLLGIDIGTSACKIAVFNREGTVIDSAAGEYEVYYPQPGWAEQDPEEWWRVICSTMKEMFAKSIVNPEDIAGIGIDGQSWSAIAVDKKGKVLTNTPIWMDTRAFSICRDLNETVGAERIFQLSGNSLQPSYTTAKILWYKEHMPEVFENIDKILQSNSYIGFKLTGHMTQDISQGYGLHCFDMHTGTWNKEMCEALGIPSHILPDIYSCHDVIGTVTEEAAKESGLLAGIPVVAGGLDAACGTLGAGVIHTGETQEQGGQAGGMSICIDSYKADERLILSYHVVPGKWLLQGGTTGGGGVMRWLEKEFADYEREEGRKTGKSSLDLFNHLAQAVNPGSDGLVFLPYMAGERSPIWDPNAKGVFYGLDFGKTKGHFIRAAMEGVAMSLKHNLDVAKEAGAEVDVLRAMGGSANSLLWTQIKSDITGKPIVVPSSDTATTLGAAMLAGVGVGMYLDFEEAVKMTVENKRYHVPNQADREVYDRNYKMYRSLYENLKDMMSEEGEQ; encoded by the coding sequence ATGAAGCCATATTTATTGGGGATAGACATAGGCACAAGTGCCTGTAAGATCGCTGTATTTAACAGAGAAGGAACGGTCATTGATTCAGCAGCCGGGGAATATGAGGTCTATTATCCCCAGCCAGGCTGGGCGGAGCAGGACCCGGAGGAATGGTGGAGAGTCATCTGCAGTACCATGAAAGAGATGTTCGCAAAATCCATTGTGAATCCGGAGGACATTGCCGGAATCGGAATCGACGGACAGAGCTGGTCAGCCATTGCCGTAGATAAGAAAGGAAAGGTTCTCACAAACACTCCCATCTGGATGGACACCAGAGCATTTTCCATCTGCAGGGACTTAAATGAAACGGTGGGAGCAGAACGAATCTTCCAGTTATCCGGAAACTCCTTACAGCCGTCTTACACCACAGCTAAGATACTCTGGTATAAAGAACATATGCCAGAGGTGTTTGAAAACATAGATAAGATTCTCCAGTCCAACAGCTACATTGGATTTAAGCTGACCGGCCATATGACCCAGGATATTTCCCAGGGGTATGGACTCCACTGTTTTGACATGCATACCGGGACCTGGAATAAGGAAATGTGTGAGGCCCTAGGAATTCCGTCTCATATCCTTCCTGACATTTATTCCTGTCATGATGTGATTGGAACCGTGACCGAAGAGGCGGCAAAGGAATCCGGTCTTTTGGCAGGAATTCCGGTAGTGGCAGGCGGTCTTGATGCAGCCTGCGGAACCCTGGGGGCCGGAGTGATCCATACAGGAGAAACCCAGGAGCAGGGCGGTCAGGCCGGAGGCATGAGTATCTGCATTGACAGCTACAAGGCCGACGAAAGGCTGATCTTAAGCTATCATGTAGTTCCTGGGAAATGGCTGTTACAGGGCGGAACCACCGGAGGCGGCGGAGTCATGCGTTGGCTGGAAAAGGAATTTGCTGATTATGAGAGAGAAGAAGGCCGAAAAACCGGAAAAAGCTCGTTAGACCTTTTCAACCATCTGGCTCAGGCGGTGAATCCTGGAAGCGATGGATTGGTGTTCCTGCCTTATATGGCTGGTGAGCGCTCCCCCATCTGGGACCCGAATGCAAAGGGAGTCTTTTACGGGCTTGACTTTGGAAAGACAAAGGGTCATTTTATCCGGGCAGCTATGGAAGGGGTTGCCATGTCCTTAAAGCATAACTTAGATGTAGCAAAGGAAGCAGGCGCAGAGGTGGATGTGCTAAGAGCCATGGGCGGTTCTGCAAACTCCCTGTTATGGACCCAGATTAAGTCGGACATCACTGGAAAGCCCATTGTAGTTCCTTCCTCGGATACGGCAACCACACTGGGTGCCGCCATGTTAGCAGGAGTGGGCGTTGGTATGTATCTGGATTTTGAAGAGGCGGTTAAGATGACCGTGGAAAATAAACGGTATCACGTGCCCAATCAGGCAGACCGGGAGGTCTATGACAGGAATTATAAAATGTATCGCAGCTTATATGAAAACTTGAAAGATATGATGAGTGAGGAAGGAGAGCAATAG
- a CDS encoding galactitol-1-phosphate 5-dehydrogenase: MKAAVVCANEDVKYMDYEEPQVLPGLVKIKVKASGICGSDIPRVLHHGVHFYPIVLGHEFSGDVVEVGEGVTSVKPGDRVSGAPLIPCMKCDDCQNGNFSLCRHYSFIGSRQQGSNAEYVVIPEQNAVAFDKSISYEQGAMFEPSTVALHGLFQNDYKGGEYTAVLGGGTIGMFTMQWAKIFGAKKVVVFDISEERLSLAKRLGADEVINTSLEGYKEKALELTEGKGFAFVFETAGQVPTMHMAFELASNKANVCFIGTPHVDLSFTPAMWENMNRKEFKLTGSWMSYSSPFPGKEWKLTAHYFATGQLKFDPGFIFKKMPMSQAQEAFQMFKTPGLVKGKVLLMNEE; the protein is encoded by the coding sequence ATGAAAGCAGCAGTTGTATGTGCCAATGAAGATGTAAAATACATGGATTACGAGGAACCACAGGTTTTACCGGGACTGGTAAAGATTAAAGTAAAGGCTTCTGGAATCTGCGGCTCTGATATACCAAGAGTGCTCCATCACGGAGTTCATTTTTACCCCATAGTTCTGGGCCATGAATTTTCCGGTGATGTGGTGGAAGTAGGAGAAGGCGTTACATCAGTAAAGCCGGGAGACCGGGTTTCCGGAGCGCCCTTAATCCCCTGCATGAAATGCGATGACTGCCAGAACGGAAATTTCTCCCTTTGCAGACACTATAGCTTTATCGGCTCCAGACAGCAGGGAAGCAATGCGGAATACGTGGTAATCCCGGAGCAGAATGCGGTTGCCTTTGACAAAAGCATTTCCTATGAGCAGGGTGCCATGTTTGAGCCGTCTACCGTAGCCCTTCACGGCCTCTTTCAAAATGATTATAAAGGCGGAGAATACACCGCAGTCTTAGGCGGAGGTACCATCGGCATGTTCACCATGCAGTGGGCCAAGATTTTCGGAGCAAAAAAGGTGGTGGTATTCGACATCAGTGAAGAGCGTCTCTCTCTGGCAAAACGTCTTGGCGCAGATGAAGTCATTAACACCTCTTTGGAGGGCTATAAAGAAAAAGCCCTGGAGCTGACCGAAGGAAAAGGCTTTGCCTTTGTCTTTGAGACCGCAGGTCAGGTACCAACCATGCATATGGCCTTTGAGCTGGCTTCCAACAAAGCCAACGTATGCTTTATCGGAACTCCTCATGTGGATTTATCCTTCACCCCTGCTATGTGGGAAAATATGAACCGCAAGGAATTTAAGCTGACCGGTTCCTGGATGTCCTACAGCTCTCCATTTCCGGGGAAGGAATGGAAGCTTACAGCACATTATTTTGCCACAGGCCAGTTAAAATTCGATCCTGGTTTCATCTTTAAAAAAATGCCCATGAGTCAGGCACAGGAGGCCTTCCAGATGTTTAAGACCCCAGGGCTTGTAAAGGGAAAAGTATTGCTGATGAACGAGGAATAG
- the pfkB gene encoding 1-phosphofructokinase — protein sequence MILTVTLNAAIDKRYVVHGFQEGEVNRVAECTYTPGGKGLNVSKPAVIAGGQVVATGFLGGHAGQYIETALKPLGITSAFYHLENESRTCINIWDGKKEIQTEFLEPGFLVKEDEFQGFLKLFQTLINDAEVVAISGSVPKGLDGTAYQTMVRLVKEAGKKVILDTSGNLLKMGILACPTMIKPNLDEIRMLTGNNCDSLDDMVEAAKKIHSQGVEIVAVSLGAEGSFVVCDSGVYRARVPKIHAVNTVGCGDSMIAGFALGLKENLPMEEILKKASAISAASALREETGYFRMEDMEKLLPEITITRLEE from the coding sequence ATGATACTTACCGTTACATTAAACGCTGCCATTGACAAACGATATGTGGTCCATGGGTTTCAGGAGGGCGAGGTCAACCGTGTGGCAGAGTGTACCTATACACCAGGCGGCAAGGGCTTAAATGTCTCAAAGCCAGCCGTCATCGCAGGAGGTCAGGTGGTGGCAACGGGATTCCTCGGAGGTCATGCGGGACAGTATATTGAAACTGCCTTAAAGCCTCTTGGTATTACCAGTGCATTTTACCACCTGGAAAACGAAAGCCGCACCTGTATCAACATCTGGGATGGAAAAAAGGAGATACAGACTGAATTTTTAGAGCCTGGATTTTTAGTAAAGGAAGACGAGTTTCAGGGATTTTTAAAGCTGTTTCAGACATTAATAAACGATGCCGAGGTAGTTGCCATATCAGGAAGTGTTCCTAAGGGACTTGACGGAACCGCGTATCAGACTATGGTAAGGCTTGTAAAGGAAGCAGGGAAAAAGGTGATTTTAGATACCAGCGGAAATCTTCTTAAGATGGGAATTTTAGCATGCCCCACCATGATTAAGCCCAATCTGGATGAAATCCGTATGCTTACCGGAAACAACTGTGACAGCCTTGATGATATGGTGGAAGCAGCCAAAAAGATTCACAGCCAGGGGGTAGAGATCGTAGCCGTTTCCCTTGGGGCGGAAGGCTCCTTTGTGGTATGTGACTCAGGAGTCTACCGGGCCAGGGTGCCAAAGATTCATGCGGTGAATACGGTGGGCTGCGGCGATTCCATGATAGCCGGATTTGCTCTTGGCCTTAAAGAAAATCTTCCCATGGAAGAGATTCTAAAGAAAGCCAGCGCAATCTCTGCCGCCTCCGCCTTACGGGAAGAGACCGGATATTTCCGAATGGAAGATATGGAAAAGCTTCTGCCGGAGATTACAATCACAAGATTGGAGGAGTAG
- a CDS encoding aldose 1-epimerase family protein produces the protein MDYVLKNQHLTVTFTKKGGALTSIKNEAGLEYLWQGDPKYWSGQAPVLFPICGSLRDERAVTKSGKEVRMPRHGIVRKEEFELESFTDDDITFSISSTPHMLDQYPFPFVLTITYLLKNNEVTVRYGIKNTGTEDMPCFIGGHPAFRCPLEPGEAYEEYEILFEKEEEASNPTPDTRTGLIDMENRTFLSWNKRNLPLSHQLFEQDSVIFDRISSRKVTLRHKEKKQGVELSFDGFPYLVIWSSANHGPFVALEPWTGLSTCSDEDDVLEHKRNHMSLKPGEEKQLEYKISII, from the coding sequence ATGGATTATGTATTAAAGAATCAGCACCTGACGGTTACCTTCACGAAAAAGGGAGGAGCACTCACCTCCATAAAGAACGAAGCAGGCCTGGAATACTTATGGCAGGGGGACCCCAAATACTGGAGCGGTCAGGCCCCAGTACTGTTTCCCATCTGCGGGAGCTTAAGAGACGAAAGGGCAGTAACGAAAAGCGGAAAGGAAGTCCGGATGCCAAGGCACGGAATCGTCCGTAAGGAAGAATTTGAACTGGAATCCTTCACAGATGATGATATAACCTTTTCCATATCATCTACGCCCCATATGCTCGACCAATACCCATTTCCCTTTGTGCTGACCATAACCTACTTACTAAAGAACAACGAAGTTACCGTCCGGTACGGCATTAAAAACACGGGAACAGAGGATATGCCATGTTTCATTGGAGGCCACCCTGCCTTTCGTTGTCCCCTGGAGCCGGGCGAAGCGTACGAAGAGTATGAAATCCTGTTTGAAAAAGAGGAAGAAGCATCAAACCCCACACCAGATACGAGAACCGGACTTATTGATATGGAGAACCGGACCTTTCTTTCCTGGAATAAGAGAAATCTTCCCTTAAGTCATCAGCTCTTTGAACAGGACTCTGTTATATTTGACCGGATATCTTCAAGAAAAGTAACCCTTCGTCACAAGGAAAAAAAGCAGGGAGTGGAGCTTTCCTTTGACGGCTTCCCCTACCTGGTTATATGGTCCTCAGCCAATCATGGCCCCTTTGTTGCCCTGGAGCCCTGGACCGGACTTTCCACGTGCAGTGACGAAGATGATGTATTGGAACATAAGAGAAATCACATGTCATTAAAACCTGGGGAAGAAAAACAGCTGGAATATAAGATTTCCATCATTTAA
- a CDS encoding aldo/keto reductase, whose translation MKSFIEPSIVPKVTLYTGEEIPCVGMGTFGSDRFTPEEVSGAVAGAIRCGYRMFDCAACYGNEDQIGEVFADAFKEGVVERKDLFIMTKVWNDMHDRVEESCKKSIVDLQCDYIDMFFIHWPFPNYHAPHCDVDSRNPDSRPFSPEEFLKTYRQCEALLEQGLIRNIGISNMTIPKLEAVLPHMKVMPAACEMELHPCFQQKELFDYLVAHKIQPIGFMPLGSPQRPERDMCPEDVADLQTPEMKEIAAAHGVHPAVIALKWARQRGQIPIPFSIHEMEYVSNLKAMTEDPLTEDEMAKIATLERNNRLVKGQVFLWEGANDWHDLWDEEGFIVK comes from the coding sequence ATGAAATCATTCATTGAACCATCTATCGTTCCAAAAGTAACACTGTATACTGGTGAGGAGATTCCCTGTGTGGGAATGGGAACCTTTGGTTCCGACCGGTTTACCCCGGAAGAAGTATCTGGCGCAGTGGCAGGAGCCATTCGCTGCGGCTACCGCATGTTTGACTGTGCCGCCTGCTATGGCAATGAAGACCAGATCGGAGAAGTATTTGCAGATGCTTTTAAAGAAGGCGTTGTGGAGCGTAAGGATTTATTCATCATGACGAAGGTCTGGAATGATATGCATGACAGAGTGGAGGAGTCCTGTAAAAAGAGTATCGTTGATTTACAGTGCGATTATATCGATATGTTCTTTATCCACTGGCCATTTCCAAACTACCATGCACCACATTGTGACGTAGATTCCAGAAATCCTGATTCCAGACCATTCAGCCCGGAAGAGTTTTTAAAGACCTACCGCCAGTGTGAGGCACTGCTGGAGCAGGGCTTAATCCGCAATATCGGTATTTCCAACATGACCATACCAAAGCTGGAAGCCGTTCTTCCTCATATGAAGGTAATGCCGGCTGCCTGCGAGATGGAGCTTCACCCTTGCTTCCAGCAAAAAGAACTGTTTGATTATCTGGTTGCTCACAAGATTCAGCCCATCGGCTTTATGCCATTAGGCTCTCCTCAGAGACCAGAGCGTGATATGTGCCCAGAGGATGTGGCTGATTTACAGACACCGGAGATGAAGGAAATCGCAGCAGCTCATGGCGTTCACCCGGCAGTAATCGCACTGAAATGGGCACGTCAGAGAGGCCAGATCCCCATTCCGTTCTCCATTCATGAGATGGAATACGTAAGTAACTTAAAGGCAATGACAGAAGACCCGCTGACAGAAGATGAGATGGCAAAGATAGCTACCTTAGAGCGGAATAACCGTCTGGTAAAAGGCCAGGTATTCCTTTGGGAAGGTGCCAATGACTGGCATGACCTTTGGGATGAAGAAGGATTTATCGTAAAATAA
- a CDS encoding response regulator, whose protein sequence is MYKVLLVDDEILIRERISQRIPWESLGYELKGTCENGKEAIEFMERQPVDLVLTDICMPYVDGLELAKYLYENEKRTKVVIITGYDEFEYAKKAVEYRVLSYVLKPVTSVELIEKLEEAKKILDSEEANFQVRTYYEGSYPLLKNQFLLELSKGRFYEEGIEEKLKEFHIDFQGECYCVALLYPRIHPDKKELSHMASLIAREAGEDVLSFEGDDHNIILYVKKKNSSELKKDMAFICEAAARWVEHEFHTPVFSLIGTCVFRLGGIGFSYEKAMELKEYIYLERDQGIYEWDKYQKYKLSAQGMICENDREKRIVLAVRSNLSEEVQREITSIRRECRVRWIPKNKVVVLYQSLILAVMNFFERLNIVDDAFLLKEQEIISGLFGCTYISEMEKKVLEFFQMAVELMNSNRGNYGDHQAIAALEYINSHYGDCDLSLQEICEKLAISVSYFSSAFKNYTGMTFVEALTKKRMEKAMELMENTSLRTYEIAEKCGYSDANYFSNIFKRTTHMTPRDYVRTRMNRKGTYESQNQV, encoded by the coding sequence ATGTATAAGGTATTGTTGGTAGATGATGAGATTCTGATCAGGGAGCGGATTTCTCAAAGAATACCGTGGGAATCTTTGGGGTACGAGCTTAAGGGGACTTGTGAGAATGGAAAAGAAGCCATCGAATTTATGGAGAGGCAGCCGGTGGATCTTGTGCTGACTGATATTTGTATGCCGTATGTGGATGGTCTGGAGCTTGCAAAATATCTTTATGAAAATGAGAAAAGAACAAAAGTAGTGATTATTACCGGCTACGATGAGTTTGAATATGCAAAGAAGGCGGTGGAATACCGCGTTCTTTCTTACGTGTTAAAGCCGGTAACTTCTGTGGAACTGATTGAAAAATTAGAAGAAGCAAAGAAAATCCTGGATAGTGAGGAGGCCAATTTCCAGGTCAGGACTTATTATGAAGGAAGCTATCCCCTGTTAAAGAACCAGTTTCTCTTAGAGCTTTCCAAAGGGAGATTTTATGAGGAGGGGATTGAAGAGAAGCTTAAGGAATTTCACATTGATTTTCAGGGGGAATGCTACTGCGTAGCTCTGTTATATCCAAGGATACATCCGGATAAAAAGGAGCTGTCACATATGGCTTCTCTCATTGCCAGAGAGGCAGGAGAGGATGTCCTCTCCTTTGAAGGGGATGATCATAATATTATTCTCTATGTGAAGAAGAAAAATAGCTCAGAACTAAAAAAGGATATGGCTTTCATCTGCGAAGCAGCCGCCAGATGGGTGGAACATGAGTTTCACACTCCCGTATTTTCCTTAATCGGGACATGCGTATTCCGCTTGGGAGGAATCGGCTTTTCTTATGAAAAAGCCATGGAATTAAAGGAATATATTTACCTGGAGCGGGATCAGGGTATCTATGAATGGGACAAATATCAGAAATACAAGCTGAGTGCTCAGGGCATGATCTGTGAAAATGACCGGGAAAAGCGAATCGTACTTGCAGTCAGAAGCAACTTGTCTGAGGAGGTACAAAGAGAGATCACTAGCATCCGAAGGGAATGCAGAGTCAGATGGATTCCTAAGAATAAGGTAGTCGTCCTATACCAAAGCTTAATACTTGCCGTAATGAATTTCTTTGAGCGGCTTAATATTGTAGATGATGCCTTTTTATTAAAGGAGCAGGAAATCATCTCCGGGCTATTTGGATGTACCTATATTTCGGAGATGGAGAAAAAGGTGCTGGAGTTCTTTCAAATGGCTGTTGAGCTCATGAACAGCAACCGGGGCAATTACGGAGATCATCAGGCAATCGCTGCTCTGGAATATATCAACAGCCACTACGGGGACTGTGACCTTTCCCTTCAGGAAATATGCGAAAAGCTGGCCATCAGCGTCAGCTATTTCAGTTCTGCCTTTAAAAACTACACGGGTATGACCTTTGTAGAAGCCCTTACCAAAAAGCGAATGGAAAAGGCCATGGAATTAATGGAAAATACGTCCTTAAGAACTTATGAGATCGCAGAAAAATGCGGCTACAGCGATGCCAATTATTTCAGCAACATCTTTAAGAGAACCACCCATATGACGCCCCGGGACTATGTAAGAACAAGGATGAACCGGAAAGGGACCTATGAAAGCCAGAATCAGGTTTAA